In Pantoea agglomerans, the genomic stretch ATGAGCTTGGTTTGACGATGGTCGATGAGAGCGGCCTGATGCTGCGCCAGCTGATGCGTCAGGCGCGTCAGCGCATCGCGAAGGGCGGCAGCATTATCAAAACCTCGGTCTCCACATTTATGGAGTTTATCGGCAACAATCCCAACGCGTTTCGGCTGCTGTTGCGCGAGCGTTCCGGCACGTCTGCCGCGTTTCGCGCCGCCGTGGCGCGTGAAATCCAGCATTTCATCGCCGAGCTGGCTGACTACCTTGAAGTCGAAAACCGCATGCCGCGCAGCTTTACCGAAGCGCAGGCGGAGGCGATGGTGACGATTGTCTTTAGCGCGGGCGCGGAAGCGCTGGATGTGGATATCGAGCAGCGTCGCAAGCTTGAAGATCGCCTGGTGCTGCAGCTGCGCATGATCGCCAAAGGCGCTTATTACTGGTATCGCCGCGAGCAGGAACGCCTGGCGGTCACCTTGGAAAAACCCGAAGAGTAATCGATAAGGATAATGCCATGACACAACCGACTTCCCGCGATAAAGGCACGCTGCTGCTGGCTTTTATTACCGGTTTAGCGATTAACGGCTCATTTTCCGTGCTGTTTAGCGCCTTTGTACCTTTTTCTATCTTCCCGATTATCGCGCTGGGGCTTGCGGTCTGGAGCCTGCATCAGCGTTATCTGAATCGCAATATGCCGGATGGCATGCCGGGTCTGGCGGCGGCGTTTTTCCTGCTGGGCATTCTGGTATATAGCGCGCTGGTGCGCGCCGAGTATCCCGATATCGGCTCTAACTTTATTCCGACGCTGCTGATGGTGGCGCTGGTGTTCTGGATTGGCGTGAAGATTAAGCGTCGTAAGAACAACGATTAAGGGCGAACCTGGAGTTTGACGTTTCCGTCAGACGGCTGGGTAAGTTAAAACGCGGGTGGCGTGGCACAAAGCGCAAAGCGGCCCGCGCCGTGGACAAAAACGCAGGGAGCGTTTCTGAACGGCGCAGAGCGCTGGCCCCTTTATCGGCGCGCCTCAAGGATGAGGTGCGTAAACAGGCGGGCGGGCAGCGATGCCTTGAGCGACGCTGCGACCGCGCTACAGACAAGACCTTTTTATCCCTCTTTTCGCGTCAGCCACACGCCGCACTCCATATGGTGCGTATAGGGGAACTGGTCGAACAGCGCCAGGCGTGAAACCTTATGCGTCTGCGCCAGCGTTTGCAGGTTGTCGCACAGCGTCTCGGGGTTGCAGGAGATATAAAGGATGCGCGGATAGGCCTGCACCATCTTCACCGTCTCTTCATCCAGCCCGCTGCGCGGCGGATCGACAAAAATGGTTTCGCACTCATAGCTTTTCAGATCGATGCCCTGCAGGCGGTTAAAGCTGCGCACGCCGTTCATCGCCTGGGTAAACTCCTCTGCCGCCATACGAATAATCTGCACGTTATCGATCTGGTTGGCTTCGATATTGAACTGCGCCGCCGCCACCGAAGGCTTGGCAATTTCCGTCGCCAGCACGCGGCGGAAATTGCGCGCCAGCGCCAGTGAAAAGTTGCCGTTGCCGCAGTAGAGCTCGAGCAGATCGCCGCGCGATCCGCTGGTGACGTCCAGCGCCCACTCCAGCATCTGAATGTTCATTGCCGCATTGGGCTGGGTAAAGCTGTTCTCCACCTGGCGATAGATCATTTCGCGGCCCGCCACCGGCAGGCGCTCGTCGATAAAATCCTGATCGAGACAGATTTTGGTTTTGGTGGCACGCCCAATCAGCTGCGCCTTATAACCTTTGGCGCGCAGCGCGTCGCGCAGGGCGCTCGCCGCTTCAACCCAGTCCGCCTCGAGCTTGCGGTGGTAGAGCAGGGAGATAACGATCTCATCGCTCATGGTCGAGAGATAGTCGATCTGGAACAGTTTATGGCGCAGCACGCGGTTATCGCGGATCGCCGCGATCATTTCCGGCATCACCGCATTGATCAGTTCGCTGGCGGCGGGAAAACGATCGACGCGAATACGCTCGCGCGTCGCCTGATCGAAGATGATGTGGTAAAGATCGTCGCCATCGTGCCAGAGGCGGAACTCCGCGCGCATCCGGTAGTGGCTGACCGGCGAGCGAAACACCTCCGCTTCAGGCGCAGCGAACGGCGTCATCATCGTTTGTAAACGGCTGACTTTCTCGGCCAGTTGCGCGTCGTACTGTTCAGTCGGGAGATGTTCGGGTGTCATGTGCGATCCTGGTTAATAGCAAACTTGCCGGGCGATTGTAGGCATTCACCTGGCGTTGTCCAGTCCTGTGCGCGCCGGGCAGTATGGCAGTCTGGACTTCCATTACCACTCCTGTAGACTGCCTGCGCCGGCCTCAGCCTGAGTTAATAGGGAATCCAGTGCGAATCTGGAGCTGACGCGCAGCGGTAAGGAATGTCGTGGCGATCGCCTTGCAGACACTGTCCAGCTGGATGGGAAGTCTTCGCCACTTTATGGTTCCCAGCCCGAAGACCTGCCGGCGTGACGTCGCAACTCGTACGGTCATCGCGTGCTATCGATCGTATATCTGCGGCATCCTGTTTCGTCTTTTGGATGCTCATAACAATGAAAAAACACTCCGCTTCGCTGTTCGCATTTAGCGCAACGGCGCTTGCTCTCTGGGCGCAACCTGGTTTCGCTCAGGATAATGATGATACGCAAATTGTCACCGCCAACCGTTTCGCTCAGCCAGCTTCGTCGGTGCTGGCGCCCACCACAGTGGTGACGCGCGCCGAGATCGACCGCTGGCA encodes the following:
- the trmA gene encoding tRNA (uridine(54)-C5)-methyltransferase TrmA, which gives rise to MTPEHLPTEQYDAQLAEKVSRLQTMMTPFAAPEAEVFRSPVSHYRMRAEFRLWHDGDDLYHIIFDQATRERIRVDRFPAASELINAVMPEMIAAIRDNRVLRHKLFQIDYLSTMSDEIVISLLYHRKLEADWVEAASALRDALRAKGYKAQLIGRATKTKICLDQDFIDERLPVAGREMIYRQVENSFTQPNAAMNIQMLEWALDVTSGSRGDLLELYCGNGNFSLALARNFRRVLATEIAKPSVAAAQFNIEANQIDNVQIIRMAAEEFTQAMNGVRSFNRLQGIDLKSYECETIFVDPPRSGLDEETVKMVQAYPRILYISCNPETLCDNLQTLAQTHKVSRLALFDQFPYTHHMECGVWLTRKEG
- a CDS encoding YijD family membrane protein, which codes for MTQPTSRDKGTLLLAFITGLAINGSFSVLFSAFVPFSIFPIIALGLAVWSLHQRYLNRNMPDGMPGLAAAFFLLGILVYSALVRAEYPDIGSNFIPTLLMVALVFWIGVKIKRRKNND
- the fabR gene encoding HTH-type transcriptional repressor FabR — translated: MGVRAQQKERTRRTLIEAAFSQLSAERSFASLSLREVAREAGIAPTSFYRHFKDVDELGLTMVDESGLMLRQLMRQARQRIAKGGSIIKTSVSTFMEFIGNNPNAFRLLLRERSGTSAAFRAAVAREIQHFIAELADYLEVENRMPRSFTEAQAEAMVTIVFSAGAEALDVDIEQRRKLEDRLVLQLRMIAKGAYYWYRREQERLAVTLEKPEE